One stretch of Arachis hypogaea cultivar Tifrunner chromosome 20, arahy.Tifrunner.gnm2.J5K5, whole genome shotgun sequence DNA includes these proteins:
- the LOC140182997 gene encoding protein NRT1/ PTR FAMILY 4.6-like, which produces MDTNLGSFKVPPASLPVFPGLFIMVLAPMYDYAILPFARKITRTKTGITHLQRIGTGLVLSIVAMAVAALVETKRKKTALIHGLTDSTEPLPITFLWVALQYLFLGSADLFTLAGMMEFFFTEVPWSMRSLATALSWASLAMGYYSNTVLESAMMDVDSSADGCSAA; this is translated from the coding sequence ATGGACACAAATCTTGGTTCCTTCAAGGTCCCACCAGCTTCTCTCCCTGTATTCCCAGGTCTCTTCATCATGGTTCTTGCCCCCATGTACGACTACGCCATCCTCCCATTCGCAAGAAAAATAACCAGAACCAAAACCGGAATCACGCATTTACAAAGAATTGGAACAGGGTTGGTTCTTTCCATAGTGGCCATGGCAGTTGCCGCGTTAGTCgaaacaaagagaaagaaaacggCGTTGATTCATGGTCTAACGGATTCAACGGAACCTCTTCCCATAACGTTCTTGTGGGTGGCGTTACAGTACTTGTTTCTTGGCTCTGCTGATCTTTTCACTCTTGCTGGGATGATGGAGTTCTTCTTTACTGAAGTGCCATGGAGCATGAGGTCTCTTGCAACCGCCCTTTCTTGGGCTTCTCTTGCCATGGGTTATTACTCCAACACTGTTCTTGAGTCGGCAATGATGGATGTTGACTCCTCAGCAGACGGATGTTCAGCCGCGTGA
- the LOC112784184 gene encoding aspartic proteinase-like protein 1 isoform X1 — MRTRSVVAILLLSSLLLMLSPTAFPMPLQPSTFSAKLIHRFSRELNLVRHRPGSVPDRRTILYYQMLLQSDKIRLGARQLLFPSRGAKTMAPGNDFGWLHYTWIDIGTPSISFLVALDAGSDLLWVPCDCIQCAPLSASYYAPLDRDLNEYSPSRSRSSKPLSCSHQLCDPGSNCKSSKQQCPYTINYVSENTSSSGLLVEDILHLQSGGGGSAGGSNTSVQASVVIGCGMKQSGGYLDGIAPDGLMGLGPGESSVPSILAKSGLIHDSFSLCFNADGSGRMFFGDQGSSIQQQSTSFLPFNGIYSTYIIGVETCCIGNSCLKMTSFKAQVDSGTSFTFLPGHVYESIAEEFDKKVNASRATFKDTPWEYCYASSSQDLPKIPTLTLMFQQNNSFVVYNPVFVFNVNQKTTAFCLAIEPAEGDMGTIGQNFMTGYRLVFDQENKKLAWSRSNCKDLNLGKAMPLSPPNETASNPLPADEQQRTKGNAVAPAVAGTAPRKPSGATSLTISCRHHWHCYLFLLFQLLVAFL; from the exons ATGCGGACACGGTCGGTAGTTGCTATTCTGTTACTCTCCTCGTTATTGCTGATGCTCTCTCCAACGGCTTTCCCAATGCCGTTGCAACCGTCCACCTTCTCGGCCAAGCTGATTCACCGCTTCTCCCGAGAACTGAACCTGGTTCGCCACCGGCCCGGTTCGGTTCCGGACCGGCGAACCATTCTCTATTACCAGATGCTTCTACAAAGTGATAAGATCAGGCTCGGCGCTCGCCAGCTCCTCTTTCCTTCTCGCGGTGCCAAAACGATGGCACCCGGCAACGACTTCGGCTG GTTGCATTACACTTGGATTGATATAGGGACACCGAGTATTTCGTTTTTAGTGGCATTGGATGCTGGGAGTGATCTGTTATGGGTTCCATGTGATTGCATACAGTGCGCTCCCTTGTCTGCCAGTTACTATGCCCCTCTG GATAGAGATCTGAATGAGTATAGTCCTTCTCGTTCAAGATCCAGCAAGCCTCTGTCTTGCAGCCATCAGTTATGTGATCCGGGTTCAAACTGTAAGAGTTCCAAGCAGCAGTGTCCATACACAATCAATTACGTATCAGAAAATACATCGAGTTCTGGATTGTTGGTTGAGGACATATTGCATCTTCAATCAGGAGGTGGCGGTAGTGCTGGCGGATCTAACACTTCTGTTCAGGCTTCGGTTGTTATCGG GTGTGGTATGAAGCAGAGTGGCGGGTATTTAGATGGGATAGCTCCGGATGGCCTCATGGGTTTGGGACCTGGGGAGAGTTCAGTTCCAAGTATTCTTGCAAAATCAGGACTAATCCATGATTCTTTTTCCTTATGTTTTAATGCTGATGGTTCTGGTCGCATGTTTTTTGGGGACCAGGGATCATCCATCCAACAACAGTCTACTTCATTCTTGCCATTCAATGGAATATA TTCAACATACATTATTGGAGTGGAGACATGTTGTATTGGGAATTCTTGTCTCAAAATGACAAGTTTTAAAGCACAGGTTGATAGTGGAacatcatttacatttcttcctGGGCATGTGTATGAATCCATAGCAGAGGAG TTTGATAAAAAGGTAAATGCTTCAAGAGCTACTTTCAAAGATACTCCCTGGGAGTATTGTTATGCTTCCAG TTCACAAGACTTGCCAAAGATTCCCACCTTAACACTCATGTTCCAGCAGAATAACAGCTTTGTGGTCTATAATCCTGTGTTTGTATTCAATGTCAATCAG AAAACAACTGCATTTTGTTTAGCCATAGAGCCAGCTGAAGGGGATATGGGAACAATAGGAC AGAACTTCATGACGGGATATCGGTTGGTATTTGATCAAGAAAACAAGAAGTTAGCATGGTCACGGTCAAATT GTAAGGATCTCAATCTAGGTAAGGCAATGCCCCTTTCGCCTCCAAACGAGACAGCCTCGAACCCATTACCGGCAGATGAGCAGCAGAGAACTAAGGGGAATGCGGTTGCCCCAGCTGTTGCCGGAACAGCTCCTCGCAAACCTTCTGGTGCTACGTCTTTGACGATCTCATGCCGGCATCATTGGCACTGTTATTTGTTTCTGCTATTCCAACTTCTAGTAGCCTTCTTATGA
- the LOC112784184 gene encoding aspartic proteinase-like protein 1 isoform X2, which translates to MLGVICYGFHVIAYSALPCLPVTMPLWCSLMFGASIMQDRDLNEYSPSRSRSSKPLSCSHQLCDPGSNCKSSKQQCPYTINYVSENTSSSGLLVEDILHLQSGGGGSAGGSNTSVQASVVIGCGMKQSGGYLDGIAPDGLMGLGPGESSVPSILAKSGLIHDSFSLCFNADGSGRMFFGDQGSSIQQQSTSFLPFNGIYSTYIIGVETCCIGNSCLKMTSFKAQVDSGTSFTFLPGHVYESIAEEFDKKVNASRATFKDTPWEYCYASSSQDLPKIPTLTLMFQQNNSFVVYNPVFVFNVNQKTTAFCLAIEPAEGDMGTIGQNFMTGYRLVFDQENKKLAWSRSNCKDLNLGKAMPLSPPNETASNPLPADEQQRTKGNAVAPAVAGTAPRKPSGATSLTISCRHHWHCYLFLLFQLLVAFL; encoded by the exons ATGCTGGGAGTGATCTGTTATGGGTTCCATGTGATTGCATACAGTGCGCTCCCTTGTCTGCCAGTTACTATGCCCCTCTG GTGCTCCCTCATGTTTGGGGCATCTATTATGCAGGATAGAGATCTGAATGAGTATAGTCCTTCTCGTTCAAGATCCAGCAAGCCTCTGTCTTGCAGCCATCAGTTATGTGATCCGGGTTCAAACTGTAAGAGTTCCAAGCAGCAGTGTCCATACACAATCAATTACGTATCAGAAAATACATCGAGTTCTGGATTGTTGGTTGAGGACATATTGCATCTTCAATCAGGAGGTGGCGGTAGTGCTGGCGGATCTAACACTTCTGTTCAGGCTTCGGTTGTTATCGG GTGTGGTATGAAGCAGAGTGGCGGGTATTTAGATGGGATAGCTCCGGATGGCCTCATGGGTTTGGGACCTGGGGAGAGTTCAGTTCCAAGTATTCTTGCAAAATCAGGACTAATCCATGATTCTTTTTCCTTATGTTTTAATGCTGATGGTTCTGGTCGCATGTTTTTTGGGGACCAGGGATCATCCATCCAACAACAGTCTACTTCATTCTTGCCATTCAATGGAATATA TTCAACATACATTATTGGAGTGGAGACATGTTGTATTGGGAATTCTTGTCTCAAAATGACAAGTTTTAAAGCACAGGTTGATAGTGGAacatcatttacatttcttcctGGGCATGTGTATGAATCCATAGCAGAGGAG TTTGATAAAAAGGTAAATGCTTCAAGAGCTACTTTCAAAGATACTCCCTGGGAGTATTGTTATGCTTCCAG TTCACAAGACTTGCCAAAGATTCCCACCTTAACACTCATGTTCCAGCAGAATAACAGCTTTGTGGTCTATAATCCTGTGTTTGTATTCAATGTCAATCAG AAAACAACTGCATTTTGTTTAGCCATAGAGCCAGCTGAAGGGGATATGGGAACAATAGGAC AGAACTTCATGACGGGATATCGGTTGGTATTTGATCAAGAAAACAAGAAGTTAGCATGGTCACGGTCAAATT GTAAGGATCTCAATCTAGGTAAGGCAATGCCCCTTTCGCCTCCAAACGAGACAGCCTCGAACCCATTACCGGCAGATGAGCAGCAGAGAACTAAGGGGAATGCGGTTGCCCCAGCTGTTGCCGGAACAGCTCCTCGCAAACCTTCTGGTGCTACGTCTTTGACGATCTCATGCCGGCATCATTGGCACTGTTATTTGTTTCTGCTATTCCAACTTCTAGTAGCCTTCTTATGA